In Cyclopterus lumpus isolate fCycLum1 chromosome 5, fCycLum1.pri, whole genome shotgun sequence, the genomic stretch tctatgtttgatcaggtgaagagttgtggttcaaatattcaattgcaacaaacagagtctccgaaggaatcaaagttgtctttccgtttattcaagcttgcaagctgggaaaagggttcgacagccacgtatctcagtgagctgccaaaatctcttgattcatacattgtattacatcgtgatttatacaagcacatgcacccccctccagggcccACTATGACGACAAACGAAGAAATAGTGTGAATGTCTTAGATAAGaattgagaagaacaaagaacagagtgtaTTGGTTTCGATACGGCATatggccatctgtcctcctccccatcctccctgttgctctgcccttgaaccagtccacaaaataacacatatttttaccgtcacaATTGTAAGCAAAGTGTGATTTTATGTAAAGCCATTTAAAAGGTTTCTCACATTCTTTCATCGGGAAATGATTAGACTGACAACCATTCTCTAATCACATTTGACCTCTGGACCTGAGACACAAAGCACACTCAAACCTGATGAGCAAGAGGAAATAAAGGCAGTGGTCTGGTTCACAGGAATTCAACATTAACTTGTAGTTTCTGATGAGGTTCTTTGATTGAAGTAGCATGAGCGAGAGATCACAGCACTTTTTTGTGTGTCCTTGTTGAGATATTACaaggaaaacataaacatgtttttttccttctcctggATCACAGGAACTTCTGAATCAACATTTTTAGATTCAAACCCAATAGACAGTTTTTTCCAAGGTGAGTTGCcgttatgtttttcttctttacggCAGTAAAGAAAACCCACTAAATACCCAGAACCTCTGTGTAAAGTAGTTTCtttacatattttcttttggCTGTGATGTTATTTATGCTTCAAAGGGCTCGTGGGAGCATGCGGAATATCAGTGCTGTGTCATTTGATAAGAATTTACAACCTTATTGAAACATGCAGGTGAGCTTATTCCacaaaaagggagagaaagtaCATTTTGCATTTAAGTGCAATATATTCACGTCTAATTTCCCCCTCGACACAGTGATTCTGAGACTGAACCTGAAAGCAAACAGAAGTCCTTCTCAGCCAGCAATCTGCTGAGAGGGAACTGGATAACAGTTCTGCAGTTCTGGTTCCTGACGGGCCTCCTGTCTCTGGTGGGCTCGAGGGTTTCCTCTCTGATAGTGCTGGAGTTTTCTCTCAGAGCTGTTTCTGCCTGGGCATCAGCAGGACTGGTGAGTTATACATAAACAGAGCATCTGATAACTCATTGATTTAGACTTGTTTTATGTGGGTGTACTATCGCCGTTTGTTCTTGTGTTAGGCATATATGTATTTCTACACTGATTTTAACTCATTTCACTCACACTCTTGTATATATGTGAACTAAGGATGCCAAAGACCTGCTCCTGACCCAGTGCCAGTTTTCCCTGGGATGTGGCCTCACCTGTACTCTGGACTTCCTCCATCAGGGGGCTCCACACAGCTCCTTCTGCTTGTTTCTGGCAGCTGCTCTCAGCTGGGCACTGGCCAGTGCCAGCCACAGTGTGTGGAGCCATGTGGCCAAACTCTACCCACTACATAGCAGAGAGCGTTACTGTGGGAAGTGCATCACCCTCCTGGCCACTGGACACACCATACTGGCTTCAGTACAAAGAGCGGTTGTCTTGGCCTTTGCTCTAGCAACAGTGGCTTCCACCGCTACGGTTTatgaccacttcctgtcacagAAAGATGCTCTCAAGTTTTGGACTCCATTGACACTTTGCTACACCATGTTGGTGGTCTACATTCAAGGTGATCATCTGGTCAACTATATCTGAAATGAAAATTGTCTTTTAGTTAGACTTCTGGAGgaagaaacatttgaaatgagATTAGATAACTTTATTGATACCTAGAGGGGAAAGTAGTTTTGGTCACCCAGCACAGTGACCGATAACAAAAGAGACACAGCTCAGTCAAGTAACAGCAGACAccaaattaaagtaaaaaataaaggcCATAAGTGATGCAACACAAAATTGGACCTATAAGACAATCAATACAAAATGAGGCCATAAACAACAATGCATATGTGACAAACCATACAAATGATATCAAAAGCACATCCCAGAAATCTCAGAAAACAAGGGAGGACCATGTCACATTGCACAAAAGATCTCTTATCATTATTGTGCAACTTATGGTTTTCCTTTTGCACAGAGGATCAGCAGCGGCAGACTGGCAAGAAGGTCCTGCTGCACACTGTCATACTGCGACTGGGAGCCTTACTGGTGCTCATGTTGACAGTGGGCAACTGGTCTGATGTCCTCCACGTCCTCATCGCTTTCCTGGGTGAAGCAGTCTGTCTGCTGCCCTCTCAGGACCTGCTGAAAGCTGCGTTAAAGGTTTTCCACTAAGtgattttacaaatatattctGTGGTtccctttttttgcatttacaCTGCAATTTCTACAGCATGACTATTTCTGAATGTATTGTATAAATGTATAGAAATAtggaaattacatttaattgtcATGCTTTACTtttaggaagaagaagacacacGCTTGAGAAAAACATGAACAGAGCTGCACTCACAAAACAAAGGAACTGAGTGAAAAGATCATCAGATGACAGTTAATGGTGTACCGGAAATCTACCTCAAATACCAGAGAATACCTCAAATGTCAAGCTGTGCCAATACTtgatgaataataaaaatagcaTTGTGGCCACGCTTGGGATAACTTGTGTATTAAACTGTTATTGAGTCTTGTTTTAAATAGAAGGAAAGATTGAAGAATTTGTAATTTTGCACCATAAATAAACTGCTGTCTAATTTCCAGTATTAACTTGAAGATTTAGCTAAATGTGATTATTGCTATTATGTTGTTTGAGTCCTCATGTAATGGAAGCCAAATACGTGAACACGTATTGTCAAGCTACTTATTACATATTGcagatgtattttatttaaatctttaGTAACACAGTATAATTATAGCAAGCCAAACAAATGAAAGCTGTTGAATAGAGATGAGCATTAAACATGTACAATGTAAACAGAATAAACCTCCACCAGTAGGATGAAGGCTTGTCAAAAAGTCCCTTTTTACACATGAATTCTAGTTAAACTTACATTGATCAGATCTTTGACACAACAACTTTGAGAACTACTAACATACTTCCTTCATGAATAATACTTGAAAAGCATTTATTAATAGCAGATAAATTGGTCAGTAGAGTGACCAAGAGATCATTTTACACATGGAGATCCGTTCACTAGTCTTCCTTTGAAAACAGTTGTATAATATACTTATAAAAGATATAATCCAGTGACTTTGGAGGGAGCTTTGTAAAGTTTGAGAACAATTATGTGATCTCAGTTTGTGCTTTGAAATTCATTTGTTCAACAGAAAGGCTGCATGACAAACAGGAGGGGAGAAGTTTTAAAGAAGTGGGTATAGTGGGGTGTAATGAAGTCCATTATCACATTGCATTATGAGAAGTGTAGAATCTTTTGGAGCTAAAACTTTAGCCTCTGTCTCTAACATTCTCCTTAACTGTATTGCTTAGTAATCTTACTCCCACTTTAGGTATTTTGGTAAAGTAACAGTATTTCTGGCTGAGACATAGTTTTTCTCCCCTGCAGATGTTTGCAGTTAGAAAATCCACATcaattgtatttgtgtattttgtatttggGAAGCAGCAATTGTCATTGTTGCTTCCTTTACCTTCCTTCTAAGTTGTCCTGCTCAACCAAGTAACTAAACTGAGggttaaagttaaaaaaaagaagagtgatTTAAAAAGTCGTGCTGCAGAAGCAGTGAAGAGGTTCAGAGGGTTTAATGAGGATTTAGGCTgttgggggagaggggggggcggAGCATGGAGGTCTGGGGATTGTGTCATCAGCAAGCATGCTCCCTCCTGCAACCGTGACATCACTGCAGCATTCCTTTCCACAGAGCTGAAACAACAGAGACCCCCATCACTCTCCTCATCTCCGTCTCCTGTTaaccctctctcttcttccacaCTGACCCACATTCAACATGAAGTTTCTTACTCTATCCTCCCCTTTTGACTCTCCGGAGGGGAGTAGACCATACAAGGTTTCGCTCCGGAAACTAACCACAATATTTGCTGATTAGCAGACCTGATATTGCTTGTACTCACTCTGGTGGAGAGCACCAAACATAACAAAGCAGCTTGTTCATAGCTCTCACAGACactgccccccctctcctctcctaatACACCAATATCTCCTCTTGCACAATGCCCTGATTCATTGCACTGTAATGCTGCGGCTCCTTTACGGCTGCGTTCAACCAAAGAGGCTCCATCAGCAGAGCCTGATGAATTCCACCACATATTATCAGACGTCGGTGGGGCACAAATGGAAGCAATGCCATGAGACACTGATAGTGAGTCAAGGCTAAAGTGATATAATGTAGTGGgggaagggaagaaggaaagagggagaagaaaaaaggaggcagACTCAATGAGGGAGGTAGGGGAAATAAAGCTGACAGAACAATAAGGCAGAGCTtcacaggagagagaaagaggacagtTTGAGATAGAGAGTTGCTGGAAAGAGGCAGGTACAGTCACATCCTGCTGGCATGCAAAAAGATAAAGGAGTGAGAGGTGAGTATATTTAAGGACAAAGACCTTAAAGTATCTCATAAGGAtggtatttttttctttcatttgtaaagcctcaaactgttttattttggttagTTTGCCCAATTGTTGACTTGCATGACTTCctttgtgtgcatgcgtgccagtgtgtttgtgtgtgggtgggtgtgtgccTGCCAAGTTTTCATAGTAGATGCATGTGTCATGTATTTTACTGCACTTTGCCCGAGATTAACTGTTCACCTTTTACGGTCGGTCGGGAGGTGGTATTGTCAGTCAgccagagaaggaggaggggtcaACGGACGAGAGAGTCTGGGAGGGAGGTGCAGAAGGAAAAGGAGTGGCCTTCTGCTGATAGTCGCCCTCTCTACCGGAGTAAAAGTCTTCTCTCAGTAGCAGCTTACAGGAGGGAAAACACACCAGACGTTTTGAGATACAGAGCAGGGAAGACGAACGAGGAAAAGACAGAGCTGTCTCCAAACCACATCTCTCAAATTTCTCCCAGGTATGTAATGCCAGCTTATAGCCAGAGTCAGTGGGTTTAAAGGAAACAAATGATTCAAATTTGTGCTTTCTACCTCTAAAACTATTCATTATAGGTAATGAgagatgtgagtgtgtgagtttaCCTTTCTAAAGTGATAGTGAGTGCACCCACAAAGTTGACTGAGAGGGTGTGTACACTAGATTCAACACTATTGAGATGATAGGAATAAAATGTGTCAAGTTCAATACCACTGTCTATTTATTACACTCCAGTTGCTCAAGATCAAGTAGTGTAGAGTCTGAggtgtgtttctatgtttccatagAACTATAAAACATTGCAAACAGTCTTGAGTACAGAAAATAATTGTTCTGTCCTCATTATAGGCTGTATGTGGGGTTTATACAGTCATGGCATCAGCAGCTCCACCAAAAAGGATGGTGTCTTCTGTCTTCATCACTCTGGCTGCTCCTCATCGAGCCACTGTAACACAGCAGCAGCCCGTCCTCCAAGCTCACAGTGGTGCAGTTAGAGACAAGCCACACACTGCTGTACGAGTTAGCCCAAGTGACAACGTTCCTGCCGTCAGGCACAAGAAAGAGGACGACCAGCAGTCTGAGTCTCATGGCCGCAAAGGCCGGACTTTTACGGAGGCCATGGGCCGAACTTCAGACCCTCAGAGCCCAAAACCTCCCCAACCCGGACCCATCAGAGGAAAGCTGCAAGGAGACGACAGAGGTGCTGCAGGTATTCATGACAAAACCTATCTTTCATCTTGGATTTAACCACCTGAAATACATGCAGAAAATGACGCTTTATGTGACTGCCATCAGGGCCTGGCTGACCTTTATAATATGTTTTGGAccttccattccattatccaagtctttttttaaaatcatttgttGGAGGGATTCCTAAACTATACGAGTGCTGCTCTTTTTAGGATCCTCCCCAAATACAAATgagattgtatttatttttgtcattacAAGACCTCTGAAAAAAGGGTAACACCACACAGTAAAGTCTGTTTACAAGGGGATTAATACTGGATATCAGAAACAATTTAGGAAACGCTGATAATTTGCCTCAgatgatgtcacttgagtcatCTTCAGTTGGGGCTGAAGACAATGagttattaaaaatgaaaataatattgtgGAGTTAGAAAGTGAGTTTAGCAGATCACTGTAGTCCGCTATCCTTCTCAGCTCGATGCAAGATTAGCTGCCACTGGCATAACACCACAAACTCTGCACGAACTGTCAGCGGTCCAGCTGTATTGTGGGTATTGTAGGCACCCGGTTGTGATAAGGAAGAAGACATTGtggaataaaaaagacaatatcaaTGTTTAGATTTCTAAACTGTCCATTGAGAGTCCGACAGTGTTATAGGAGTGCAAACGCTAAATTGTGTATTACTCTTTTAATTGGAAAACATTATTATCCCTCTCTTCACATGCACTGGATTCAGGATGTATTATATGCTATCAGGCTGGAAAAGACAAAAGTACCTGCTACATATTGAACACATAATATAAGGCTTTTTCGAAACGTGCACACAATGTGTCACTTCAGTTTGATAATGAGAAGCAAAACGAAGACATAACCTCCAAAGCTTCTATTTCTCCcctttatatattttcttttatttctcattatcatcattattattattttatacttACTGTATATTCCTGATTTCCAGTGCTTACTTGACACTTTAATAAAAAGCATATGTATAAGTTGatgtataatgtttttttttgtcaaacagaTCTCTTCCAtgcgcctcctcctcttccatctcaGGGAACATCTCTCTCTGAAGAATCAGCACTTCCACCACCTCTCTCCCACCCTCTGACCCCAGGCCAGCAGCAAGTTTACAACAGAGAGGTATGCAGACTTCTGTCCCAGTTGCAGCACTCAAATGTGCTGTCATTTTACAGTTTTAAACACTTAATCCCACTTTTCCTCAAAAAAGATTTGCCAAAAATAGAcaagtaatgtttttttcctaTGGTAAAGGATTACAACTTTCCACAACCTTTACAGATACTGTGTTACGCTGTGCAGTGGTTGTCAAAGAATAATCTGCAAAAGACATTATGGAGaaaaaacagttgtgttttaGATATGACTGAACGATTAAGAAATGCGTGCAGTTCATAAACACTTTCCAAGCTGTAGAAATCTATATACATTTTGTTCCTATCATTGCAGGCACATCTCTGTGCAGAAACTTAGAAAGTGTTGATCAGGAAAATGGGCTGAGTTACAGCAGGAGGTCTAATAAAACGTTCTTGTACCTATACAATGTATCCCATGTTTTATTcacgttttgtttgtgttttcaataTGTTGGATAAggacatgtactgtatgtaattCTTTCAGAGGCCcctcatatttgtatttctgcaaataaatgtacttttattattattttaggtttaggtttacattttacaagtttaatttaaaatggtGTTCTCTACCTCTCTGCCTAACTTGGTAAAGCATATTACAGATTTAGGGTTTCAATGTGTTTAATCTACCAATATTTTTATTCGAGCATCAACCATGAGCATTTACTAAAGTGTGGGCTTCACCTTGTGAGGCCAAACTCAACTTTAAGTTTAGGTTTACATTAACAATGTTCTTTACATTTGAGGGGGAAACAAGCACACCATCTAGTGGGTTAAACCAAGATGAACAATCCCATGGGATCCATAAAAATGGCCAAGACACGAGCAGGGAGAGTAGAGGTAACATGATCTCTATTTACACATTTACCACTTAAGCAATAtacaatacacatataaatgtaatttgctttgaaatgtgatgtttgtgtACAATGCAGAGGTCTGTGGCTTCTGTCGGAAACCCGtggtgtcaggatctgtagtgttgtttcgtgtttcctgtcttattttgaagtccttgtctctcgtgtcctctgtttctcttcacttcctgtccctgtgattgtctgccctgttcctgattgtttcctcctgtgtccaatcacctgcaccagccctctgtatttaagtcctgttcatgtcattccccttggtcggttcgtcttgtctagatcgtggaagatcttgtgtgcatgttttgtatcctggttttttggaatcctgttttggaatcctgtttagcaataaaagttgcttttccatcgttgacggcgtttgggtcctgtgttccaagcggcacataacagaacgaaccgaccaagatggacccagcctacaaccccttcgaagggacccgcttggcctatgggggccctcgtagcctccagaaggggaactacaacccccatagggtctcggcaccagaccccttcaacgggacccgtttggcttatggggggcctcgtagccccaggggcagaggtcacccaggcccagccccggagtggggggcgcaaacctccggaccgcgtcggtggagggttccggctgccgcctctgtgccgcagactactccggttcccgcagtcgcctccgtgctgcagccctcgcctgttcctgttgccgcctccgtgttccggccaaccccaacttcctgggacctattggacttccggccggcccttgcttcctttgccttgtcccaggacgctttccgggacatgatggagtccctccaggcgttagacagggtcctgcttcggccgcagtccccgccggttcctgccgatgctgtcccgtcgtcgccccgcccgactccagctccccgtgtcccgtcggcgccccggccgatcccagctcctcgtgtcccgtcggcgccccggccgactccagctccccgtgtcctgtcggcgccccggccgaccccagctcctcgtgtcccgtcggcgccccggccgatcccagctcctcgtgtcctgtcggcgccccggccgactccagctccccgtgtcctgtcggcgccccggccgacccccgctcctcgtgtcctgtcggcgccccggccgatcccagctcctcgtgtcccgtcggcgccccggctgaccccagctccctgtgtcccgtcggcgccccggccgaccccagctcctcgggtcccgtcggcgccccggccgatcccagctcctcgtgtcccgtcggcgccccggccgatcccagctcctcgtgtcccgtcggcaccccggccgaccccagctcctcgtgtcccgtcggc encodes the following:
- the fblim1 gene encoding filamin-binding LIM protein 1 encodes the protein MASAAPPKRMVSSVFITLAAPHRATVTQQQPVLQAHSGAVRDKPHTAVRVSPSDNVPAVRHKKEDDQQSESHGRKGRTFTEAMGRTSDPQSPKPPQPGPIRGKLQGDDRGAADLFHAPPPLPSQGTSLSEESALPPPLSHPLTPGQQQVYNREGETSTPSSGLNQDEQSHGIHKNGQDTSRESREVCGFCRKPVALSEPAIEALNRTYHDGCFQCRSCHIPLAGKQYYNKAGIPLCEDCYQASLELCWACGEVIADHVIRALERAYHLSCFTCATCKQQIGEKAFAQGEVGEVYCLQDYYRKYAPKCYACNKLIIPKEDGTDSYNVECLGHSYHENCYRCEVCVIQLSPEPNEHGCYPLDGKLLCKSCHLNLISGQH
- the LOC117730479 gene encoding transmembrane protein 82-like, giving the protein MQTEPESKQKSFSASNLLRGNWITVLQFWFLTGLLSLVGSRVSSLIVLEFSLRAVSAWASAGLDAKDLLLTQCQFSLGCGLTCTLDFLHQGAPHSSFCLFLAAALSWALASASHSVWSHVAKLYPLHSRERYCGKCITLLATGHTILASVQRAVVLAFALATVASTATVYDHFLSQKDALKFWTPLTLCYTMLVVYIQEDQQRQTGKKVLLHTVILRLGALLVLMLTVGNWSDVLHVLIAFLGEAVCLLPSQDLLKAALKVFH